The window TTCCTCACCTTCTCGTCTGGCCTGCGAAGGAAGACTTCGGCTTGATAAAGCTGGCAAGAGAGATAAACGACAGCATGCCGCTCTTCACGAAGGACCTGCTCTTTGAGGCTCTCAGGACGATAAACCTGCAGCCCGAAGAGGCAATTGTAGTTATCCTTGGTCTGGCCTACAAGGGAAACAGTGATGACACCAGGAATTCACCGGCCTTTGCCTTTATGGACGCCATAAATGAGGATGTTAAAGAGGTTAGAACTTACGATCCCTTCGTA is drawn from Thermococcus sp. JdF3 and contains these coding sequences:
- a CDS encoding UDP binding domain-containing protein; this translates as PHLLVWPAKEDFGLIKLAREINDSMPLFTKDLLFEALRTINLQPEEAIVVILGLAYKGNSDDTRNSPAFAFMDAINEDVKEVRTYDPFVKGTHESIEDAVKGADAIVIATDHTTFKSLNWEELGKLMRNRILI